The nucleotide sequence TGCCTCCGCCCGCTGCACCGCCACCGTACGGAGACCCCCCGGCACCCATCGGAGTACGGGTCTCGCCTCCGGGACCGACCGGGTGACCACCTACGGGCCCGACGGCGCCCGCGTCCCGGCACCGACCCTCGTCGCCCGCTCATCCGCCGTGTTCACCCTGCCGGCAGCGGCCGAGCCGGGCGCGTCGAGGCCGCCGTCGGGCCCGGGCAGGCCCGCGGAGCCCGTACGGGGGAGTGGGGGCGCGCCCGGCGCTCGGGGCGGCGGCGCCACGCCGTCCGGGCGTCCCGCCGCCCCCGGCAGCGCCGGGGTTCCGGCCCCGGGGGCCGCCGTACTGCTGGAGCTGCTGTTCCCGGGCGCCGGGGCGCAGGACGCGGGGGCAGCGGGGGGCCTGGGCCCCGTGGGGGACGTGGGGGACGTGGGAGGTATGGCTGATGTCGGGGGCTTGGGGGACGTGGGCGATGCAGGGGCCGGGGGTGGCGACGGAGGTGCGGGCGCGGCCGCTGCCGCTGCCGGGGGCGGGGCTGCGGCAGGCGGCGGGGGCGGGGCCGCGGCCGGGACCGGAGCCGCGGCCGGGACCGGGACCGGGGCTGCGGCAGCCGGAGCCGGGGTCGGGGGGCTTGGTTCCGCCGGGGGGCGTGGGGGCGACGTCTCCGGCGTCTCCGCCGGCACCCCCGTCCCCCCGCCCTCCGCCCGCCGTGCCGCCGCCCTCGACGACGAGGGCTTCGTCGGGCGGCTGCGTCGGCGCGGACGGGAGGCGAGTGAGCTCGGGGTGGTGACGATGCTGCTGCTGCTCCTGATCCCGGCGGCCCTCGCCGCCGCCCTCCTCGGCAACCGGAAAGGCTGACCGTGGCCCTGTTCGAAACGCTCGTCGTCGTCTTCGGCGTCGCGCTCGTCGCCGCCCTCGCCGTCGTCGCCAAGACGAAGCTCTTTCCGCTCGGCGCGGACGAGGAGCCCCGGGAGGACGTCGCCGAGTACATCGCCATGATGGTGTCGGTCCTCTACGCCGTCGTCCTCGGCCTCTGCCTGGTCTCCGTCTGGGACACCCGGTCCGAGGCCGCCGAGAACGTCCAGGCGGAGGCGAGCGCCCTGCACCAGACGTATCTGCTCGCGGACGCGCTCCCCGCGGACCGGCGCCAGCCGCTGCGGGACGCGGCCCGGACGTACGCCAGTCACGTCGTGGACGTCGAGTGGCCGGTGATGGCGGCGCGCGAGCCCATCGACCCGGTCGGCTGGCGGCTCCTCGAACGGCTGCGGCAGGCGGGCGAGGTGAGCGACGCGGCGAAGGTGCCGCAGCAGATCGCCGCCCAGGAGGTGCTCGCCCAGCTGGGTTACGTCGACGACGCCCGGCGCGGCCGGGAGGCCGCCGCGCAGGAGCGGCTCTCCCCCGTGCTGTGGACGGGTCTGCTCATCGGGGGCGCGCTGACGCTGGCGTTCATGTTCCTCTTCGGGATCAGGAGGAGCACGACGCACGTGGTGATGGTGATGGGTCTTTCGGGGTTCATCGCGTTCACCGTGCTGCTGATCCATCAGCTCGACGCGCCGTTCGGCGAGATGCTCGGGGCGACCCCGGACCCGTTCACCCGCTACTTCGGGTGAGAAGCGGCGGCCGTACGGGCAGGCATGACGGCGTGAAATATCTCGTACGGGACAAGATCTTCGCGATCGGCGACGACTACTGGATCGAGGACGAGCAGGGCCGCCACGCCTTCCTCGTCGACGGCAAGGCGCTGCGGCTGCGCGACACCCTGGAGCTCAAGGACCCCGACGGGCGGGTGCTGGTCACCCTGCGGCAGAAGATGTTCAGCCTGCGGGACGCGATGACCGTCGAGCGGGACGACCGGCCGCTCGCGACGATCCGCCGCAAGCGGCTCTCGCTGCTGCGCAACCACTACCGGGTGACGCTCGTCGAGGGCACCGAACTGGACGTCAGCGGGCGGATCCTGGACCGGGAGTTCGTCGTCGAGTACGAGGGGGAGCTCCTGGCCCACATCTCCCGGCAGTGGTTCCACGTCCGCGAGACGTACGCGGTGAACGTGGTCCGGGAGGACGCGGACGCCGCGCTGCTCGTGGCCGTGGCGGTGTGCGTGATCCGGATGGCCGAGCGCGAACGGGAGGAGTGACCGGCGCGCGGTTGCGAGCGCCGGTTCGCGCCGCGGCGCGGTCTCACGCCGCCCTCATCAGCGTCCGGCGCAGCCTCACCCCGCCCCTCATCAGGGTTCGGCGCCGCCTCACGCCGCCTTCGTCAGCGCCTGCTCCAGGTCCGTCCACAGGTCCTCGACGTGCTCGATGCCGACCGAGATCCGGACCGTGCCCGGGCCGATGCCGGCCGCGTCGAGGGCCGCCGCGTCGAGCTGGTGGTGGGAGGTGGAGGCCGGGTGCATGACCAGGGTCTTCACGTCGCCGAGGGAGACGCTGAGGGAGGCGAGGCGCACCGCCTCGACGAAGGTGCGGCCCGCCTCCCGGCCGCCCGCGAGGTCGACCAAGACCACGCCGCCGCCCCCGCGGGGCAGCAGCCGCGCGGCGATCTCCCGGTCGGGGTGGCTGTCGAGGGCGGGGTGGCGGACGGCCGCGACCGCGGGGTGCGCGGCGAACCGGGCCGCCAGGTCGGCGGCGCTCGCGCACTGGCGCTCCATGCGCAGGGAGAGGGTCTGCATGCCGCGCAGGGTGAGCCAGGCGGCGAACGGGTCGGTGGACGCGCCCTGTTCGACGGCGTGGCGGCGGACCCTGCGGTACAGCCCGTCGTCCTTGAAGACGGCGACGCCGCCGAGGACGTCCGCGTGTCCGGCGAGGTACTTGGTGGCGGAGTGGACGACGATGTCGGCGCCGTGGTCGAGCGGCCGGCAGAGCAGCGGCGAGGCGAAGGTGTTGTCGACGACCACCGGGACCCGGGCGCCGGCGGCGACGGCGGCGAGTGCGGGCAGGTCGGAGACGCGGGTGGTCGGGTTGGCGATGGTCTCCAGGTAGAGCAGCCGGGTCTCGGGGCGCAGCGCCGCCCGCACCTCCTCGGGGTCGGTGCCGGAGACGTAGGTGACGTCGATGCCCCAGCGGGTGGCGAGGTCGTCGAGGACCGCGTACGTACCGCCGTACAGGCAGGTCTGGGCGATGACGTGGTCGCCGCCGGCGAGCAGGCCGAGGAGGACGCCGTTCACGGCGCCCATGCCGGAGGCGAAGGAGAGGCCCGCGATGCCGCCTTCGAGGCGGGCGACGGCGTCCTCCAGGGTGCGGACGGTGGGGTTGCCGAGGCGGCTGTAGAGGAACGCGTCGGTGGAGGTGAAGGCGGTGGCGAGGGCGTCGGCCGAGTCGAAGGCGAAGACGTGGCCCTGGTGGAGGGGGACGCCGAGGGGCCTGCTGCCGGTGATCTCGACGTGCGGCGGGTGGACGGCGAGGGTCTCGGGCCGGGTGGACGCGGGGGCGGGGAGCGCGGGGGCGGGCAGAGGGGCGGCAGGGGCGTGCGCGGAGGCGGGGAGCGCGGAGGTGGGGAGCGCAGGGGCGTGCGCGGTGGTGGGGAGCGTGAGGGCGGATGCGGCGGCGGAGTCGGCGGTGCTCATGAACTCAGTCTGTGGACAGGCAGTTTGCCTTCCCAGGTCCAATCCCGGCAGATTGGTTCGGCGATGAAGCCAATCCAGAGGGACCTCGTCAGCGCCGCGAACCCCGCGGGGCAGCCGCCCGACCCCGACGACCTCGTCTTCCGGCTCGGGCGCTGGTCCGCCGGGCGCGGGCCGCTGTACCTGCTGCTCGCGGCCCGGCTGCGGCGGCTCGTCGACGAGGGCGCGCTGCCCCCGGGGGCGCTCCTGCCGCCGGACCGTCGTCTCGCGAAGGCCCTGGCCGTGGGGCGGACGACGGTGGTCGCCGCGTACGACACCCTGCGGCAGGAGGGGCGGCTCGTCCGGCGGCAGGGCAGCGGGACCCGGGTCGCGCGGGCCGCGCTGGCGGCGGAGGCGCCCCGGGCGGGCGAGGCGCCGCCGCCCCGGGTCACGGAGACGTCGAACCCG is from Streptomyces venezuelae ATCC 10712 and encodes:
- a CDS encoding LURP-one-related/scramblase family protein, coding for MKYLVRDKIFAIGDDYWIEDEQGRHAFLVDGKALRLRDTLELKDPDGRVLVTLRQKMFSLRDAMTVERDDRPLATIRRKRLSLLRNHYRVTLVEGTELDVSGRILDREFVVEYEGELLAHISRQWFHVRETYAVNVVREDADAALLVAVAVCVIRMAEREREE
- a CDS encoding trans-sulfuration enzyme family protein, with amino-acid sequence MSTADSAAASALTLPTTAHAPALPTSALPASAHAPAAPLPAPALPAPASTRPETLAVHPPHVEITGSRPLGVPLHQGHVFAFDSADALATAFTSTDAFLYSRLGNPTVRTLEDAVARLEGGIAGLSFASGMGAVNGVLLGLLAGGDHVIAQTCLYGGTYAVLDDLATRWGIDVTYVSGTDPEEVRAALRPETRLLYLETIANPTTRVSDLPALAAVAAGARVPVVVDNTFASPLLCRPLDHGADIVVHSATKYLAGHADVLGGVAVFKDDGLYRRVRRHAVEQGASTDPFAAWLTLRGMQTLSLRMERQCASAADLAARFAAHPAVAAVRHPALDSHPDREIAARLLPRGGGGVVLVDLAGGREAGRTFVEAVRLASLSVSLGDVKTLVMHPASTSHHQLDAAALDAAGIGPGTVRISVGIEHVEDLWTDLEQALTKAA
- a CDS encoding DUF4239 domain-containing protein, yielding MALFETLVVVFGVALVAALAVVAKTKLFPLGADEEPREDVAEYIAMMVSVLYAVVLGLCLVSVWDTRSEAAENVQAEASALHQTYLLADALPADRRQPLRDAARTYASHVVDVEWPVMAAREPIDPVGWRLLERLRQAGEVSDAAKVPQQIAAQEVLAQLGYVDDARRGREAAAQERLSPVLWTGLLIGGALTLAFMFLFGIRRSTTHVVMVMGLSGFIAFTVLLIHQLDAPFGEMLGATPDPFTRYFG
- a CDS encoding DUF11 domain-containing protein; the protein is MKGGLLVLLCLLPCLTPAATAAPAGGAGDGALRVTVTVNGRRNSGTHPPALRAGGPVVTRYRLVNRGEAHLYGLRILDPSVPGGAVRCPRRPLPALGELECVARFRAAPGAHRGTVRAEGSIPSLRRLVTATARAGYSGVAGALRLTERVTVAPPARRTAAPGRLRALRPTGTATVTYTVTNLGNRPLHAVRVDDPALGLRAGSGTRAGTGTAVDCGGRPGTVAVLAPGASARCTATVRRPPGTHRSTGLASGTDRVTTYGPDGARVPAPTLVARSSAVFTLPAAAEPGASRPPSGPGRPAEPVRGSGGAPGARGGGATPSGRPAAPGSAGVPAPGAAVLLELLFPGAGAQDAGAAGGLGPVGDVGDVGGMADVGGLGDVGDAGAGGGDGGAGAAAAAAGGGAAAGGGGGAAAGTGAAAGTGTGAAAAGAGVGGLGSAGGRGGDVSGVSAGTPVPPPSARRAAALDDEGFVGRLRRRGREASELGVVTMLLLLLIPAALAAALLGNRKG